A genomic region of Mus musculus strain C57BL/6J chromosome 7, GRCm38.p6 C57BL/6J contains the following coding sequences:
- the Olfr683 gene encoding olfactory receptor 683, which yields MIRRQHMEAQSNTSSILAPDFLLICFPNYQTWQHWLSLPLSLLFLLAMGANATLLITIRMEASLHEPMYYLLSLLSLLDIVLCLTVIPKVLAIFWFDNKSIGFSSCFLQMFVMNSFLTMESCTFMVMAYDRYVAICKPLQYPSIITDQFVVRAAIFVAARNGILTMPIPILSSQLRYCARIIRNCICTNMSVSKLSCDDITFNKLYQFVIGWTLLGSDLILIVLSYSFILKAVLRIKAEGAVAKALSTCGSHFILILFFSTVLLVLVITNLARERIPPDVPILLNILHHLIPPALNPIVYGVRTREIKQGIRNLLRRRL from the coding sequence ATGATCAGAAGGCAACACATGGAAGCACAAAGCAACACTTCCTCTATCCTGGCCCCTGACTTCCTCCTCATCTGCTTCCCCAACTACCAGACCTGGCAGCATTGGCTGTCCCTGCCCctcagcctcctcttcctcctggccaTGGGAGCCAATGCCACCCTTCTCATCACCATCAGGATGGAGGCCTCTCTGCATGAGCCCATGTACTACCTGCTCAGCCTTCTGTCCCTGCTGGACATTGTGCTCTGCCTCACTGTCATACCTAAGGTCCTGGCCATCTTCTGGTTTGACAATAAATCTATTGgcttctcttcctgcttcctccagATGTTTGTCATGAACAGTTTCCTGACGATGGAGTCCTGCACCTTCATGGTCATGgcttatgaccgctatgtggccatctgtaagCCTCTACAGTACCCATCCATCATCACTGATCAGTTTGTGGTTAGGGCTGCCATCTTTGTAGCAGCCAGAAATGGGATTCTTACTATGCCCATCCCCATACTTTCTTCCCAACTGAGATATTGTGCAAGAATTATCAGGAACTGCATCTGCACTAACATGTCTGTTTCCAAACTCTCCTGTGATGACATCACTTTTAATAAACTCTACCAGTTTGTTATAGGTTGGACCCTGCTGGGTTCTGACCTCATCCTCATTGTTCtatcttattcattcattctgaAGGCTGTGCTCAGGATCAAAGCAGAGGGAGCTGTGGCCAAAGCCCTGAGCACATGTGGTTCCCACTtcatcctcatcctcttcttcagCACAGTCTTGCTGGTGCTAGTCATCACTAACCTGGCCAGGGAGAGGATTCCTCCGGACGTCCCCATCCTGCTCAATATCCTGCATCACCTCATCCCCCCAGCTCTGAATCCCATTGTTTATGGGGTAAGAACCAGGGAGATCAAGCAGGGAATACGGAACCTTCTTAGGAGGAGGTTGTAA